The Geothrix oryzae DNA window TGGGGAGGGAGGGGCCCCGTTCAGCGAGGGTCTCGAGGATGCGGAGGCCATGGATGCGCCCGCGTTTGGGCGCGATGCGCAGGGCGGGCGTGCGGCCATCCCCGGGGACGATCAGGCCCAGGCGGTCCCCCGTGGCCTGCAGGGTGGCGAAGGCCGCGCCGCAGAGTTCCAGGGCCCAGCGCAAGGGCGAGACGGGGTCGCCCAGGAACATGGACGGAGAAGGATCCACCACCAGCCACAGCACCAGGTCGCGGCTGCTTTCGAACCGCTTGAGGATGGGCTCACCCGCCCGGGCCGTCAGGGGCCAGTTGATGAAGCGGGGGTCGTCGCCGGGCACATAGGGCCGGTTCTCCACGAAGGTGAGGCCGGCCCCCTTGAACCGGGAAGGATGCAGGCCCTCCGTGCCCCCGGCCAGGCGCCCGCGCAGCCGCAACGGCAGGCGTCGCAGTCGGGCGAGAAAGCGGGCGGGAAGGGGCATGGAAAGTCAGTATGCCGGATTTCAGGCCCTGAGTTCGAAGACCCCTCCTACCACTTCACCCGCACCCGATAGGTCAGCGTGGCGCTGCCCTCGGCGGGCACGGCCACCTTGAACCGGGCGGTTCCAGCGGCTTCTTTGACGGCGGGGTGGCTGCTCTGCAGGATGTCCCAGTCGCCCGGCAGGGGTTCCAGCACGCTCACGGTGACGGCTTCCTTCTTGGCGTTCTTCAGGACGATCTCGAAGGCGCTTTCGTGGACGCTGCCGAACTTCCCCTGGCGGCCCAGGCTCTTGTAGTCGGTCTGCTTGCGCTTGCCTGTCAAGTCGAAGGCCTCGCCCAGTTTCAGGCGCACCAGCTCGTTCTTGGGCGTGTGGTCCACATTGTCCTCGCCCACGAACTGGGCGCGGCCCTCGCTGTCGCGCTTGTAGACGCGGAGGATGCCCTTGGGCAGGGGCATGCCCAGGCGGCTGGATTCCTTGTTGTCGAACTCCACGAACACGCCCACCTTCTGCTTCTCGCCCAGGTCGCCGTAGTTGCCGGAGTAGTAGTAAGTCTGGCCCTGAAGCAGGTATTCCTTGCGGACCGGCACGCCGCCGGCGCTCAGCAGGGCCACCTGCTTGGTCTGGTTCACGGCCAGGGTGGTGGGGCGGTCCAGGGTGTAGAGGTGGTATTCGAAGAGGCTTTCCTCGGCCATCTTCGGCGCCGGAGCGACGGCCCTTTCCATCATGGCGCCCACGGCATAGGCCCGGTCGGGGCGCTGTTTCGCCCGGTTCACATCCCCCGCCACGAGCTGGAGGGTGGCGTTGGGATAGGCGGCCCCGCTCTGGTTGGTGAGGGTCACCCAGCCGCTGAGATCCAGTGTCTTCTCGTCCGGGGCTAGGTTGGCCACATAGTCGGCGCGCCAGGAGAGGCCGCCCGTCAGGTAGCTCAGCTCCAGCTGCTGGGCCCGGTCGGCGGCGCTGTTCAGGGTAATGACCAGGGTGGGCCGGGCCCGCAGGTTGCCGGGCACCTTCGGGTAGATGAGGCGGCCGGGAACGCTGGTTTCGATGCGATCCGCGAACTGCAGCACGGTCCCGTTGTTGGTGGCCAACACCGTGGCCTCCTCGCGCACCTCCTTCGATCCCGCGCCGGAGTCGTTGGGCATGGTGCGCACCACCGTCACCTTCTCTCCGACATACTTCTCCAGCAGTTTCTGGGGCGTGAGCAAGTCGAAGTCGAAGTTCTGCTCCGCCACCCAGAAATCCTTCGGAGTCGTGAGGTTGCGCAGCAGGGCCGTCTCGGGCCGGATCTGGGCCGAAACCTCCTGGAAAGCCAGCCGGGCCTCGCCCTTGGACAGCCGCACCTCGCGCAGGTCCTTCACCAGGGCCAGGTTGTCGTTGTAGATCGTCACCGCCAGGGCCTTCTGATCCTTGAGCGTGGTGATGGTCTCCTGGGCGGCCAGGAGCGACGGCAGGACAGCGAGCAGCAGGGCGGGGCGCATGGAACCTCCGGGAGGGGCGGGCAGGGTGCCCGATATCAGGTCATGCCGTGAGGAAGAACATCCTTTCAAAGAAACAGCAAAGGATCGCCACCAAGGGGGCAAAAGCCTTCCTTTGGCACTGTTCCACCTAGACCAGCTTCCCTTCGCCGGCCAGCTCCTGGATCCGCGCCAGGGCCGAGTCGAGCTGGCCCTGCAGCAGCTTTTCGGCGCCCATCATGGCCATCATCATGGGGATGTCGGCCTCGTCCACCAGGCGCAGGGTGCTGCCTTCGCCAGATGTCGCGATCTCGAAGCGCAGCTCGTGGTCGAACATCTTCTTCGCGCCGGGCACCAGGCTCACGAGCTGGCCAGGCGTGCGGGTCTTGGCCACCAGTTCCTGGGGCATCTTCATGCCCATGACCTCGATGACATAGCTGTGCCGGTCGGTCTCCCCCTGGAAGTTCATGGCCGCAGGCTCGAGGAAGGCGCGGTGCTTCGATAGGTCGGAGAGGAAGCCGTAGAGCGCGTCGGCGCTGACCGGAAGGGCGGCGGTGGCGGTCTGGATCGTGGTCATCGGGGCTCCGGAGGATGAGAGAGTCATCCAATCACGAAGCGTCGAAGATCGCGAGGCCTACCTCCGGGAAGGCGGTCGGGCACGTCAGTACCGGCGCTCACCGAAGAAGGCCGTGCCGATGCGGATCTGGTCGGAACCGGCCTTCACGGCGGCTTCGAGGTCGGCGCTCATGCCCATGCTGAGGCGGAGGGCCAGACCGAGTTCCTGCTGAAGGCGTTCGCGCAGGCCCGCCAGCTGGGTGAAGGCGGCCTCGTCGTCCGGAGGCGGAATGGCCATGAGGCCGCGGAGGGGGAGGCGCGGATCACCGCCCAGGGCTGCGAGCAGTTCGGGCAGATCGGTCTCTGCACAACCGCCCAGCTTGGTGGCCTCGCCCCAGAGGTCCACCTGGATCCAGACGGGCCGCACGACGGTGAGCTCTTCGGCCAGGTGGCGCAGGCGCTCGGCGAGTTCGGGGCGGTCGAGGCTCTGGATCTCCGCGAAGTGCTGAAGGGCCGGCTTGGCCTTGTTCCGCTGGAGGGGCCCCAGGAGGATGAAGGCGAGGTTCGGCGCCGCGGCGGCCTTGTCGGCGCCTTCCTGCACATAGTTCTCGCCGAAGCGACCGAAGCCGAGGGCCGCGGCCTCCTGGATCAGAGCCAGGGGTTGTTTCTTGGAGACCGGCAGCAGTTCGACGCTGCCCGGGTCGCGGCCCGCCGCCTCGCAGGCGCGGCGGATGCGGGCCCGCAGCCCCTCGATGCGCTCGGCCAGGCTCACGGCAGGAAGAGGATCCGCTGGCAGGACTCGCAGACCACGGCGCCCTTGGCTTCCTTCAGCTGGAAGAGGAAGGGGCCGCGGAGCTTGACATGGCATCCGGAGCAGGCGCCGTTCTCGACGGGGACGACCACGCGTCCCTGGCGGGCGTGGGCCAGGCGATGGAAACGGGCCACTTCGGGTGGTGCCAGCTTGGCTTCGAGGGCGGCCTGCTGGGCCTTGAGCTTCTTGCGCCCTTCCACCTGGTTGGCGTGCTCATCGAGGAATACGCCGTGCAGTTCGTCGAATTGGGCCTGAAGGGTGGTCCGCTCGGCTTCGAGCGCCGCCAGGGCCTGCTCGAGCGCCTTGGCCTCGGTCTCGAGGGCCTTCAGGGGCCGGGCGATCTGCGAGCGCATGCGCTCCTTCTCGTCCAGCTCGCGGATGGCGGCGGTGTACTGGATCTTCTGGCTGGTGGTCTTGACCGCGGCGCGGGCGCGCTCTTCGTCCTTCTCGGCCTGGATCAGTTCCTTGGATTTCAGCTGGATGTAGGTCCGGGCGGTGTCGAGGGCCTTGGTCTTGTCGGCGGTCTGTTTTTCGATGGCCTTGAGGCGGGCGTCCAGCGTCGCAAGATCCGGAGGCAGGGCCGATAGGTCTCGTTCGATGGTTCGGAGGTAGTCCAGGGTGGCTTGCAGGTCGCGCAGGGTCGCCAAGTGTTCCATGTAATCGAGGCTACACCTCAAACCGGAAACCGAGGCCGATTTCAAGATGTAACTTGAATAAGAAGAAAATATAATATGAACAGACTAAGATTTGATCGTTCTCCGCATCTTTCAGTCTTGACCGGGGTTTCGGGGGGTGCCAGACTTGGCACTCGCTGTTGGTGAGTGCTAACAGCTCCCTTTCGTTCCTTTTCACTTTCTTTCCAAGGAGGTCCCATGGCCATCAAGCCTCTGTCCGACCGCGTGGTGCTCAAGCGCGTCGACGCAGCCGAAACCGTCAAGGGCGGCATCATCATCCCCGACACCGCCAAGGAGAAGCCCATGGAGGCTGAAGTGGTGGCCGTCGGCGAGGGCAAGATCAACGAGAACGGCACCCGCAACCCCATGTCCGTGGCGGCTGGCCAGAAGGTGCTGATCGGCAAGTACAGCGGCACGGAAGTGAAGATCGACGGCGTCGATCATGTGATCGTGCGCGAAGACGAGATTCTCGCGATCGTCGGCTAAGACACCCAAGAGACCAAGGAGATACACATGGCCAAGTCCATCATCTATGCCGAAGATGCCCGTCAGGCGATCCTGCGCGGCGTGAACAAGCTCGCCGACGCCGTGCAGGTCACCCTCGGCCCCAAAGGCCGCAATGTCCTCATCGAGAAGAAGTTCGGCTCCCCGCTAATGACCAAGGACGGTGTCACCGTCGCCAAGGAGATCGAGCTCAAGGACAAGCACGAGAACATGGGCGCCCAGCTGGTGCGTGAGGTCGCCTCCAAGACCTCCGACATCGCCGGCGACGGCACCACCACCGCCACCGTGCTGGCCCGCGCCATCTACCGCGAGGGCATCAAGGCCGTCGTGAGCGGCGCCAACACCATGGAGATCAAGAAGGGCATCGACCTCGCCGTCGATACCGTCGTGGCCGCCATCGACGAGATCAAGAAGCCCGTCGAGGGCAACGCCATCGCCCAGGTCGGCACCATCTCCGCCAACGGCGACGCCGAGATCGGCAAGATCATCGCCGAGGCCATGGCCAAGGTCGGCAAGGACGGCGTCATCACGGTGGAAGAGGCCAAGGGTCGCGACACCGAGCTGACCGTGGTCGAGGGCATGCAGTTCGACCGTGGCTACCTCAGCCCCTACTTCGTGACCAACCCCGACCAGATGAAGGTCGAGCTGGAGAACCCCTACATTCTCGCCTACGAGAAGAAGGTCTCGAACATGCGCGACCTCCTGCCCCTGCTGGAGCAGGTCGTCAACAGCCGCCGCCCCCTGCTGATCATCGCCGAGGATGTGGACGGCGAAGCGCTGGCCACCCTCGTGGTGAACAAGATCCGCGGCACCCTGAATGTGGCCGCCGTGAAGGCTCCCGGCTTCGGCGACCGCCGCAAGGCCATGCTCGAGGACATCGCCATCCTGACCGGCGGCAAGGCCATCAGCGAGGATCTGGGCCTCAAGCTCGAGAACCTCACGCTGGCTGACCTCGGCAGCGCCAAGAAGATCGTCATCGACAAGGAGAACACCACCATCGTCGAGGGCGCCGGCGCCAGCGAGGCCATCCAGGGCCGCGTGAAGCAGATCCGCGCGCAGGTCGAGGTCTCCACCAGCGACTACGACAAGGAGAAGCTGCAGGAGCGTCTGGCCAAGCTCGTGGGCGGCGTCGCCGTCATCAAGGTGGGCGCGGCTTCCGAGACCGAGATGAAGGAGAAGAAGGCCCGCGTGGAAGACGCCATGCACGCCACCAAGGCCGCCGTCGAGGACGGCATCGTGGCCGGCGGCGGCGTCGCGCTGCTCCGCAGCCTGACCAAGCTCGCCGCGCTGAAGCTCACCGGCGACCAGGCCACGGGCGTGGACATCGTCCGCAAGTCCCTGGAGGAGCCCCTCCGCCAGATCGCCAACAACGCCGGCGTCGAAGGCTCCGTGGTCGTCAATGCCGTCCGCGAGGGCAAGGACAACTACGGCTACAACGCCGCCACCAACGAGTACGGCGACATGGTGAAGTTCGGCGTGGTCGATCCCGCCAAGGTGACCAAGTCCGCCCTGCGCAATGCCGCCTCCGTGGCCTCCATGATGCTGACCACTGAAGCCATCATCACCGAGATCCCCGAGCCCAAGGCCGCTGCCCCCGCGGGCCCCGGCATGGGCGGCATGGAAGACATGTATTAATCAGCCGCGACTGCGGTTCAATGGAAAGGCCCCGCGGTTGCGGGGCCTTTTTTGATGTGCTGAAGGGGGGGTGGGGGGAAATTCTCTGACGGCCGTGATTCGCCTCATGCGGGCTGCGATATTCGCGAAGGCGGGATGTGATCGAATCCCGCCGCGGGACTGGGGTACCCTGGCATTTCCTACTTAGGAGTCACTCATGAAGAAGTTGTTTGTTTCGCTCGCGGTCGCGGCCTTCGCCGTCACGGCCTTCACTCAGGACAAGCCCAAGGAGGCGGCCGCCCCCAAGGCCTGCAAGGAGTGCTGCAAGGCCGATAAGACGACCTGCAAGGGGGATAAGGCGTGCGAGAAAAAGGCCGACTGCAAGAAGGCCGACTGCCCCAAGGCCAAGAAGGCCTAACTGCCGCTACTCCAGATAAAAGCCCCGCGATCGCGGGGCTTTTATCTTTTACACGACAAGATAGTCATTTTTAATTACTACCAAGGGGTTGACTATGCTCCTGGGAGGGTGGATGCTTCCTGTCGAAACCCTCCGGAATCCCTCCGGAGGAGGTTGATAAGACAGGAGAACCCATGGGCATGGGCCTTCTCTTCGACGCTACGCGCTGCATCGGATGCGGCGCCTGCAGCTCCGCGTGCAAGGAGCAGAACAAGCTACCGGGCAAGGTAGAGGAGGTGTTGACGGCCTATACCTGGACCACGGTCCAGGAAAAGGAAGGCCTCAATGTCCGCCGCATGTGCATGCACTGCGAGGTGCCGACCTGCGCCTCCGTCTGCCCCGTCGCCGCCCTGAAGAAAACGCCCGAGGGGCCGGTGGTCTACGATGCCGAGCGCTGCATGGGCTGCCGCTACTGCATGATGGCCTGCCCCTTCGAAATTCCGAAGTACCAGTGGGACCGGCCGGTGCCCGTGGTGGGGAAGTGCATCCTGTGCGCGGGGCGCCTGAAGGAGGGCAAACCCACGGCCTGCGCCGAGGCCTGCCCGGCGGAGGCCACCATCTTCGGCAAGAAGGAGGACCTGATCTGGGAGGCCCGGACGCGCATCCGGCAGAAGCCGGGCGCCTATGTGGACCATATCTACGGGCTCACGGAAGCGGGCGGCACCTCGGTGATGATGATTTCCAGCGCCCCCTTCGACAAGCTGGGCCTCAAGTCGAACCTGCCCGCCGATCCTCCGGCCATGCGCACCTGGCAGGTGCTCTCCAACATCCCCGATTTCGTGGGCGTATGGGGCGTCTTCCTCTACGGAGTCCACTGGATCACGGCCCGCCGCGTGGATGTGGCCAAGGCGGAATCCAACGGCAACGGACACAACCACGGTCGGGAGGACCGGTCATGAACACCCTCGCCACGCTCGCCCCCCGTCGGTTCCGTCCCGGTTTCTGGACGGCCGTCTTCGTCGTGCTCTTCCTGGCCTTCTGCGCCGTCACCGTGATCCGCTTCAGCAAGGGGCTTGGTGCCGTCACGCACCTGAGCGACCAGTTCCCCTGGGGCCTCTGGATCGGCTTCGACCTGCTCTGCGGCGTGGGCCTCGCCGCCGGCGCCTTCACCCTGACCGCCGTGGTCCACCTCTTCAACCTCAAGCGCTTCGAACCCATCGTGCGGCCGACCATCCTGACGGGCTTCCTCGGCTACGCCTTCGTGATCGTGGCCCTGCTGCTGGACCTCGGCCAGCCCTGGCGCATCTGGCATGCCATCGTCTATTGGAACCCCCACTCCGTCATGTTCGAAGTGGCCTGGTGCGTGATGCTCTACACCACCGTGCTGGCCGTGGAGTTCTCCCCGGCGGTCTTCGAGCGATTCGGCTTCCATGCCCCGGCGCGGATCATCCACCGGCTCATCACCCCGCTCGTCATCATCGGCGTGATCCTCTCGACCCTGCACCAGTCCTCGCTGGGATCGCTCTACCTCATCGTGCCCAGCAAGCTCCATCCGCTCTGGTACTCCCCCATGCTGCCCCTCCACTTCTACATCTCCGCCATCGGCGCGGGCATCGGCATGGTGATCCTGGAGTCCTACCTCAGCGGCCGGGCCTTCCATCGCCACCTGGAGATGGACCTGCTGGAGCCCCTGGCCCGCGGCATGGTCGTGGCCCTGGGCATCTACGGCCTCATGCGCCTGCAGGCCATTCGCCGCAATCACGCCTTCGGCAGCATCCTGGACTTCGGCTACGAGGGCCAGATGTTCCTGCTCGAGTTCACCCTGGGCGTGATCCTGCCGGTGATCCTGATGTCCTTCCGTCGTCTGCGCACCAACCCGAACTGGCTGGTGGGCGGGGCTTTCCTGGCGGTGCTGGGCTTCGTCATGAACCGCCTGAATGTCAGCATCACGGGCATGGAAGCGGCTTCGGGCACGCGCTACCTGCCCTCGGGCATGGAGATCATCGTCTCGCTGGGCCTGGTGGCCACGGGCATGGCGGTGTTCGCCTTCGCGGTGCGCAACTTCTCCATCTTCCCCGATGGTCCCGTGACCGATGACCATCGGTCGGAAGAGGGGGCCTGAGCCATGCGAACCCGCATCGGCACCCGTCTGATCCTCGGCGCCGGCCTGTCGACGGCGCTGGTGATCGGCGGCATGGCGGTGGTCATCCTGCGGTCGCATACGGCCCAGCTCCTGGCCGAACGAACCCGCAGCGCCGACCAGCTGAGCGAAACGATCAAGAGCGCCACCCACTTCGACATGCTCGAGAACCGCCGGGACAACCTGCACCGGCAGATCCGCTCTGTGGGCGAGCTCCAGGAGGAGGGCATCCGCAAGGTCCGCGTCTTCAACAAGGAGGGGCGGATCATGTTCTCCTCGGCCAACGAGGAGATCGGCACCAGCCTCGATATCCGGGGCGAGGCCTGCTACGCCTGCCACGCGGAAGGACGGCCGCTGGAGCGCCTGGAAATCCAGGCCCGCGCCCGGACCTTCCGCGCCCCGGACGGAACGCGCGTCCTGGGCCTCATCAACCCCATCCCCAACGAACCGACCTGTTCGACGGCGGACTGCCACGCCCACAGCGCCAAGCAGAGCCTGCTGGGCGTGCTGGATGTGAATGTGTCGCTGGCGGAGGTGGACCGGGAGATCGCCCACAGCCGGACGGTGATCGCCGCTTCGGCCATCCTCGCCATGCTCGTGGGCAGCTTCATCCTCTGGTGGATGAACCGCCGGCTGGTGGTGGAGCCCGTGGCGGCACTGGTGGCGGGCACGCGACGGGTGGGCGAAGGGGACCTTACGACCACCATCCCGGTGAGCGGCCGCCATGAACTGGGCGAGCTGGCCGGGGCCTTCAACACCATGACCCAACGGCTGGCCGAGACCCAGGGGCAGCTGGCGCAGGCCGACAAGCTCGCTTCCGTGGGCCGGCTGGCCGCGGGCGTCGCCCATGAGATCAACAACCCGCTGACCGGCGTTCTCAGCTATGCCTCCCTGCTGCGGAAGCGGATGGAAGGCGACGCCTCCGCCTGCGAGGATCTCGATGTGATCGTCCGGGAGACGGTGCGCTGCCGGGGGATCATCCGGGGACTCCTGGATTTCGCCCGCCCCACGGCTCCGGCGCGGAAGCCCATGGACCTCAATGAAGTGGTGCGGCGGTCGGTGTCCGTCGTGATGACGCAGCTGTCGCTGAACCAAGTGGACCTGTCGCTGGACCTGGCGGCGGAACTGCCCCTGGCCTTCGCCGATGCCAACCAGATCCAGCAGGTGGCCGTGAACCTGCTGCTCAACGCAGGGGATGCCATCGGCACCGAGGGCGGGATCATCCGGGCCAGCACGCGGCCGGGGCCCGATGGCTCCATTGAGCTCGTCATCAAGGACAGCGGCCGCGGCATTGCCGCGGAAGACCTGCCCCGCATCTTCGAGCCCTTCTACACCACCAAGGGCAACCATGGCACGGGGCTGGGGCTCGCGGTCAGCTGGGGCATCGTCGAGGCCCACGGCGGCGCCCTCGAGGTGCAGAGCGAGCCCGGCCAGGGCACCCAATTCACCCTTCGCATTCCCACGGCAGCCGGATCCAAGGACTCTCCGGACGGCAGCCAGCCCCCCATTCCCACCACCACCTAGGAGGTCCCCATGACCGCCCTTTTGATCATCATCATGTTCGTTGCCTTCGTGGGCATCGACTTCCTGGTGCGTACGAGCCTCCGCCGCATGCACGAGAAACGGGAGCGCCAGGCCCGCGAAGCGGTCCTGAACACCTCGATCCGCCTGGACTTCACCCACGAGGCCAAGAGCCTCAAGCGCGTGGAGGTGCCCAATCCCAAGGCCCGGATCATCGCCGTGGACGACGAGGCGGTGGTGCTCGACTCCTTCCGCCGCATCCTGGTCCTGGAGGGCTACAGCGTCGACACCGTGGAGCATGGGCCGGAGGCCCTGGGCCTGATCCAGCGGAACGACTACGACTTCCTCTTCACCGACCTCAAGATGCCGGACATGGACGGCGTGGATGTGGTGAAGGCGGCGAAGCACCTGCGCCCCGATGTGGATGTGGTCGTCATCACCGGCTACGGCAGCATCGAGACCGCGGTCCAGACGCTCCAGCAGGGCGCCTGCGAGTATGTGCAGAAGCCCTTCACCGCCGACGAACTGGCGGAGTTCGCCAAGAAGCTGCTCATCAAGCGCAACGCGCGCATCGAAGCCCAGCGCCGTCCCAATGTGCGGGTGGTCGCGCCCGAAATGGCCGAGGTGGTGTCCGCCAGCGAATTCTGCGTGCCTGGCGGCGCCTTCCTGTCGACAGGTCATGCGTGGGTGCGGATCGAGCCTGAAGGCCAGATCCGCGTGGGCATCGATGATTTCGTGCGCAAGGCCCTGGGTGCCGTGAAGACGGTGGTGCTCCCCGAGCGGGGCAAGGTCGTGAAGCAGGGCGATCCCCTGTTCACGCTGAAAGGGGCCACGGGCGAAGTCCATGTGGCCGCGCCCCTCAGCGGCCGCATTGAGCATGACAACGCGGGCCTGCTCACGGATCCGGGCGAGCTCATGCACAGCCCCTACGACCGGGGCTGGGTCTGCCTGATGACGCCCTCCGACCTGGCCGGGGAACTCCCCGCCCTGAAGATCGGCCAGCCCGTCATCGACTGGTACCAGGATGAGATCACCCGCCTGCGGACCTCCGACAAGCCCCAGGCCGTCGGCACGGACGCACTGGACTGGAAGGCCTTCGAGCAGCAGTTCATGGGCGCGGACGCCCGCGTCCAGGCCTAGCTGAACGGAAACCGACGAGGGCCCCGGAAGCTTCGGCTTCCGGGGCCCTCATCCTCTGCGGCCTTCGGGCCGATCGCTAAACGCGGGTGATCGCGGGGCGTAGGCCTCGTCTGATTGACCATTCTGCGGAGAGGAAGATGGGCGTGGCGTTTCGTTCGATGGTCCTTGCGGCGCTGGGGAGCCTTCCGATCCCGCTTCCAGCCGGCCCTGTCGAGGAGCCTCTACCCCTCGTGCGCCTTCAGCACCTCGTTCCCGAAGCGGAACGCACCCAGGTCCTGGTGCTCGGGACCTTCCACCTCCGGGAGGTCCAGGCCCGGTTCCAGCCCGCCATGGTGGAGTCGCTCCTCCAGCGCCTGGAGGCGTTCAGGCCTGATGTGGTGGCCGTGGAGGCGCTCCCCGGGCCCCACATCCACGAGCTGGAGCTGCGATCCAAAGCCACCCCCATCCACGAGGTGCTGCTCGACCAGTTCGCCGAGGCGTCTCTGGCGCTGGGCCACGAGGCCCAGGCGCTTCTCCGCTTGGACATGGTGCAGGCCTCCCGGGCCCTCGTCGCGCAGAAGGGCGTGCCCTCGGAGCCTGCGGCCCTCGCGACTCTGACCCTCCAGCATCTGGCCGCCTACGAATGGCCCAGCGCGCTGCTCGCCTGGTCGCGGATCCCCGAGGGAAGCCCTGCGCGGGACCGGATACCCGCAGCCCTGGCGGCCAAGCTGGATGCCTACCTCGCCCGCGTCAACGAGATCCAGGCGGTGGCGATCCCCCTGGCCCGGAAGCTCGGCCACGCGCGGATCGCCTGCGTGGACGAGTTCGAGGCCCCGGAACCGTTGGAACAGGTCATGGCGGCCCTCGCCGTCTCCCGCAAGGAGGCGCCCCTGCTGGCCGGGACTGCGAAGGCGCCGGTCCACCGGGAGAGCCAGGAGCGCCGGGATGCGGCCGTGGCGGCGGGCGACCTGCTGCCCTACCTCCGCCACCTGAACTCGCCGGCCTATGCGGTGGCGGATGTGGACGCCCAGTGGGCCGTGTACCTGCGGACGCACCTGAAGGACGGCTCGGACCGGGGGCGTCTCGCCCTGTGGGAGAACCGGAACCTGAAGATCGCCGGGCGGATCCGGGCCCTCTCGGCCCTGTACCCGGGGAAGCGGATCGTGGTGATCTACGGCGCGGCCCACAAGCCGTTCCTGGATGCCTTCCTGGGCCTCTGCAGCGACCTGCGGATCGTCCAACCCGAGGCAGTGCTGAAGGAGGCCCGCTGATATCCGCCGAGAGGCCCCCGGCCTTCAGCCCTTGGCGTTGGCCGCCATGCCTTCGCCGGCGTGATAGCTGGACCGCACCAGGGGGGCGGATTCCACGCGCTGGAAGCCCATTTCCAGACCCTTCTGGCGGAACAGGTCGAACTCGGCCGGTTCCACGAAGCGGTGCAGGGGCAGGTGCAGGTCGGAGGGGGGCAGATACTGGCCGATGGTGGCGATGTCCACGCGGGAGGCACGCCAGTCGGCCATGAGGGCGAGCACCTGCTCCGGCGTCTCCCCCAGACCCACCATGATGCCGCTCTTCACCCGCATGGCCGGAGCATGGGCGTCCCGCCAGTCCGCCGTGC harbors:
- a CDS encoding response regulator, whose translation is MTALLIIIMFVAFVGIDFLVRTSLRRMHEKRERQAREAVLNTSIRLDFTHEAKSLKRVEVPNPKARIIAVDDEAVVLDSFRRILVLEGYSVDTVEHGPEALGLIQRNDYDFLFTDLKMPDMDGVDVVKAAKHLRPDVDVVVITGYGSIETAVQTLQQGACEYVQKPFTADELAEFAKKLLIKRNARIEAQRRPNVRVVAPEMAEVVSASEFCVPGGAFLSTGHAWVRIEPEGQIRVGIDDFVRKALGAVKTVVLPERGKVVKQGDPLFTLKGATGEVHVAAPLSGRIEHDNAGLLTDPGELMHSPYDRGWVCLMTPSDLAGELPALKIGQPVIDWYQDEITRLRTSDKPQAVGTDALDWKAFEQQFMGADARVQA
- a CDS encoding sensor histidine kinase, whose translation is MRTRIGTRLILGAGLSTALVIGGMAVVILRSHTAQLLAERTRSADQLSETIKSATHFDMLENRRDNLHRQIRSVGELQEEGIRKVRVFNKEGRIMFSSANEEIGTSLDIRGEACYACHAEGRPLERLEIQARARTFRAPDGTRVLGLINPIPNEPTCSTADCHAHSAKQSLLGVLDVNVSLAEVDREIAHSRTVIAASAILAMLVGSFILWWMNRRLVVEPVAALVAGTRRVGEGDLTTTIPVSGRHELGELAGAFNTMTQRLAETQGQLAQADKLASVGRLAAGVAHEINNPLTGVLSYASLLRKRMEGDASACEDLDVIVRETVRCRGIIRGLLDFARPTAPARKPMDLNEVVRRSVSVVMTQLSLNQVDLSLDLAAELPLAFADANQIQQVAVNLLLNAGDAIGTEGGIIRASTRPGPDGSIELVIKDSGRGIAAEDLPRIFEPFYTTKGNHGTGLGLAVSWGIVEAHGGALEVQSEPGQGTQFTLRIPTAAGSKDSPDGSQPPIPTTT
- a CDS encoding DUF5694 domain-containing protein; its protein translation is MRLQHLVPEAERTQVLVLGTFHLREVQARFQPAMVESLLQRLEAFRPDVVAVEALPGPHIHELELRSKATPIHEVLLDQFAEASLALGHEAQALLRLDMVQASRALVAQKGVPSEPAALATLTLQHLAAYEWPSALLAWSRIPEGSPARDRIPAALAAKLDAYLARVNEIQAVAIPLARKLGHARIACVDEFEAPEPLEQVMAALAVSRKEAPLLAGTAKAPVHRESQERRDAAVAAGDLLPYLRHLNSPAYAVADVDAQWAVYLRTHLKDGSDRGRLALWENRNLKIAGRIRALSALYPGKRIVVIYGAAHKPFLDAFLGLCSDLRIVQPEAVLKEAR